The sequence acataACCGAAGCGGAGTTTTTCAACTATCTGGTCGACCACATTTCCTTCTACACTCACAAGGAATACAAAAAGTATGGCGGaatatccatccattaatttattTAGATTCGGATGGTACAGGTCCACTTtgagtcggacccgtttccagtgagggttggactccgccaaggctgccctttgtcaccgattctgttcatagcttttatggacagaatttctaggcgcagtcaaggcgttgaggggttccggtttggtggccacgggattaggtctctgctttttgcagatgatgtggtcctgatggcttcatctgaccgggatcttcagctctcactggatcggttcgcagccgagtgtgaagcgaccggaatgagaatcagcacctccaagtccgagtccatggttctcgccaggaaaagggtggagtgcattctccgggttggggaggagaccctgccccaagtggaggagttcaagtacctaggagtcttgttcacgagtgagggtagagtggatcgtgagatcgacaggcggatcggtgcggcgtcttcagtaatgcggacgctgtatcgatccgttgtggtgaagaaggagctgagccggaaggcaaagctctcaatttaccggtcgatctacgttcccatcctcacctatggtcatgagctttgggtcatgaccaaaaggataagatcacgggtacaagcggcccaaatgagtttcctccgccgagtggcggggctctcccttagagatagggtgagaagctcaaaataaagcagctgctcctccacatcgagaggagccagatgaggtcaggatgccacccgaacgcctccctaagaaggtgtttcgggcacgtccaaccggtaggaggccacagggaagacccaggacacgttgggaagactatgtctcccggctggcctgggaacgcctcgggatcccccggaaagagctagacgaagtggctggggagagggaagtctgggcttccctgcttaggctgctgcccccgtgacccgacctcagataagcggaagacgatggatggatggatgagtacaGGGTGTCAGAAACTGGCCcgttactcagtggcctagtggttagagtgtccgccctgagatcgttaggttgggagttcaaaccccggccgagtcataccaaagactataaaaaaaatgggacccattacctccctgcttggcactcagcatcaagggttggaattgggggttaaatcaccaaaaaagattcccggggctgctgctcactgctcccctcaactcccagggggtgaactaagggatgggtcaaatgcagaggacacatttcaccacacctagtttgtgtgtgacgattattggtactttaactttaacttttagtcTTATCATATTCTGACGCAGTTTTGAGATGTTAGATTTCCTGTGCTCTTAATTTGGCGATCTAGTCTGAGACGTCATTTCCTGTTTGTATACCGTTTCTGCTAATATGGGCTCTTGGGTGATTGTGTACACAGCATTGTGTGCGTTCCTGACTAAAATGTAAGCATACATCGAATATAGCACGGTAATTAATGCTAAAACGCCTATGACGTGTTTGATGTAGCTTTAAACGAGTGTTTGTTTGCAACAATGTTTCTGCTTGACGATATAATATAACTTTCGCCCTGTTAATACTTCTTGTTACACAGTAGTTACCCTATCTTACCACTAGAGGGCGACACAGACCACGTTTAAAGTACTGTCTAAATCAGACATGGGCTAATTAaagcctgggggccacatgtggccctttaagcttttcaatctggcccgccggacatttcccaacaatttttttttttagatctttaagctgGAAAGTGTATTTGCCGTTATGCTGTCTAGTGATATTTtctaatgaccgcaagtcttcaagtatactaagtctttcaatggtgggaatctgcacttttgcatgatatactagttactatggtaactaaTTACAACTGTTACTATTAtactatggggcggtatagctcggttggttgccgtgccagcaacttgagggttgcaggttcgatcccctcttccgccatcctagtcactgccgtagtgtccttgggcaagacactttacccgcctgctcccagtgccgcccacactggtttaaatgtaacttagatattgggtttcacaatgcaaagcactttgagtcactagagaaaaagtgctatataaataaaattcacttcactaacataagtcacagcagctcagacgaggcaccaagcagtgtgggtgggaagtgtttccacagagcctgaaatgtgggcgTCAGGGACAAACGTGGACAGCTTTGTGAAATATGAGATGTATCTTATTgtaggtgttgttgttttttttacccttagcgttcatattttgctgtgtttttttgcctttttggccaatcaacctatccccatgtgcatgttttcggcggtgggaggaagccggagtacccggagggaacccacgcagtcacggggaggacatgcaaactccacacagaaagatcccgagcccgggattgaacccaggactactcaggacctttgtattgtgaggccaATGCAAATTTCCACCTCCCCACAAGTTCTCCAGTTTGCATATACTTAAATGTAAGGGTattttttcctggtctcaaactGAAAATATTGAATCATATGTTCTCTTAGGTAAGTAAGCTTTAAAAGTCTCCCTCATGTCAGGCTCAATCACTGATGACATCTGTTACACAGACgtgaagcaaggaatcatgcagagacagagttaaattttgctcaattgaggagagacgtgttttgggctgtagtCTAGTTACAGTTATCGGTTATCTagttatcggtcctgctagacaccgacctctatttaataatactactgtaacatttgacaaccaaataattaaacaaggtgactcggtaaaaaatctgggtattatcttcgaccaaactctctcctttgagtcacacattaaaagcgttactaaaacggccttctttcatctccgtaatatcgctaaaattcgctccattttgtccactaaagacgctgagatcattatccatgcgtttgttacgtctcgtctcgattactgtaacgtattattttcatgggctccccatgtctagcattaaaagattacagttggtacaaaatgcggctactagacttttgacaagaacaagaaagtttgatcacattacgcctgtactggctcacctgcactggcttcctgtgcacttaagatgtgactttaaggttttactacttacgtataaaatactacacggtctagctccatcctatcttgccgattgtattgtaccatatgtcccggcaagaaatctgtgttcaaaagactccggcttattagtgattcctaaagcccaaaaaaagtctgcgggctatagagcgttttcatttcgggctccagtactctggaatgccctcccggtaacagttcgagatgctacctcagtagaagcatttaagtctcaccttaaaactcatttgtatactctagcctttaaatagacctcctttttagaccagttgatctgccgcttcttttctttttttcctctgtccctccctcccttgtggagggggtccggtccgatgaccatggataaagtactggctgtccagagtcgagaaccaggatggaccgctcgcctgtgtatcgcttggggatacgctgctgatccgcctccgcttgggatggtttcctgtggacgggactctcgctgctgtcttggatccgctttgaactgaactctcgcggctgtgttggagccactatggattgaactttcacagtatcatgttggacccgctcgacatccattgctttcggtcccctagaggggggggttgcccacatttgaggtcctctccaaggtttctcatagtcatcattgtcactggcgtcccactgggtgtgagttttccttgccttatgtgggttcttcctagGATaatgtagtcgtagtggtttgtacagtcctttgagacatttgtgatttagggctatataaataaatattgattgattgatacagatcCAAACAacattctaaaagtccagcccacgtgcttcctctatttatttgggaggtccccgGTTACATccctgaagctgtcgctgagtgAAGGGTgtaatctcgacagctccagCTAGACACAATATTTTATGGATTATAGATTATACAAAAGTGCATATGTGCGGACAgtcgtgatatcgccttgtctctgctctgtctgcgtcacaaCACTCGATGtatggccttggcagtcagcaggccgattgactggcttgcaatcttttggattgccagctttgcacagacaaagaaaaataaaatttcagcacaattgataataactatagcaacggcccttaagcacaAGAGTTATACATAATTATTGTAACATTTAACACATCTGGTTTGTCATTTATCTCAATATATAATTCAATACTTTGTGTCCACTATTGAATGTGAATTCAATCTGCATGGTTTAACAGTGTGGTTGTGAAAGGGAAAGAGTACAGATGCAGGAGCATGGTCTAAAATTGCGCCGCTGTGATAAGTCACATGAGTGAAATCATGATTATTTCTACTACAGACGTCCAGCGGCTGCTTTGTCATCAAGAGGAACCCCCCGCTGATTTGCTGGAGGGGAGCgccactttgaagcaggaggatccacagcccgcccactttaaagaggaagatgagAAACTCTGGTTTGCTCAGGAGGGAGaatgtcctgtagggcaggaggaggatGATCTCACAAAGTTTCCTCTGACttttgtctctgtgaagactgaagaccaCGAAgagaaaccacctgagtcctcacaccTTCAACACGGTccaagtgaggagaagagagatgTGGAACcttcaagcagcagctcaactcaacacatgacaacagaagctgatggagaccactgtggaggatcacaagcagacaagctcttagctccactatcagatagtgaggacacaacgtcacacgtTAATGTAAAAATGGaattacacatgagaacacagaCAAGACTAAAACCTTTCAGTTGCTCTGTTTGCAGTAAAAGATTCTCTGTCAAAAGTAACATGAAgtcacacatgaaaacacacactggagaaaaaccctttggTTGTTCTGTTTGCACAAAAAGGTTTGTCGAAAAATCCAATTTGACTCGACAtgtgagaacacacaccggagaaaaacctttcagctGCCCAGTTTGCGGTAAGGCATACTCTAAAAAATGTAACATGcaaacacacatgagaacgcacaccggagagaaacctttcAGTTGTTCCGTTTGTGGCAAACGATTCTCCAACAAACTTAATATGCAAATACATTTCAGAACGCACACCGgggaaaaacctttcagttgttcgATCTGCGGTCAGAGATTCTCTGCCAAAAATATCAGGCAGAGACATATGatgacacacacaggagaaacccGCCATAGTTGTTCATTTTGTGCAAAAGGCTTCGTTAAAAACGCTGATTTGACAAGGCACATGcggacacacacaggagaaaaacctttcactTGTTCGGTTTGTTGTAAAAGATTCTCTGACAAAGGTCgtatgaaaatacacatgagaacacacgcaGCAGAACAACGCTTTCGTTGTTCGGTGTGTGGCAGAAGACTTACTGACAAATTTAGTCTGCAAACACACATGAGgacgcacacgggagaaaaacctttcagttgttcgGTGTGCGGTAGAACATTCTCTGACAAATACAACATGcaaacacacatgagaacgcacacaggagaaaaacctttc comes from Nerophis ophidion isolate RoL-2023_Sa linkage group LG24, RoL_Noph_v1.0, whole genome shotgun sequence and encodes:
- the LOC133542461 gene encoding gastrula zinc finger protein XlCGF57.1-like, encoding MCERTIAEYQEQLCPTREENECVVFKEANVVLHPADIQPPMRCRAESLSLSHGGSFNWKREDPRPPHFKLEENDPQYPRVKEEEEDLRIPQEEECLLGQEEADLSKFPLTVVSVKTEEHEDKPPESSQLHHSPNVQRLLCHQEEPPADLLEGSATLKQEDPQPAHFKEEDEKLWFAQEGECPVGQEEDDLTKFPLTFVSVKTEDHEEKPPESSHLQHGPSEEKRDVEPSSSSSTQHMTTEADGDHCGGSQADKLLAPLSDSEDTTSHVNVKMELHMRTQTRLKPFSCSVCSKRFSVKSNMKSHMKTHTGEKPFGCSVCTKRFVEKSNLTRHVRTHTGEKPFSCPVCGKAYSKKCNMQTHMRTHTGEKPFSCSVCGKRFSNKLNMQIHFRTHTGEKPFSCSICGQRFSAKNIRQRHMMTHTGETRHSCSFCAKGFVKNADLTRHMRTHTGEKPFTCSVCCKRFSDKGRMKIHMRTHAAEQRFRCSVCGRRLTDKFSLQTHMRTHTGEKPFSCSVCGRTFSDKYNMQTHMRTHTGEKPFCCSVCGKRFSSKQNMQIHTRSHTGEKPFSCSACAKRFSDKSSMQRHKRTHTGE